Sequence from the Aquimarina sp. Aq107 genome:
TGGGATATAATGCATTTGTTAGATATAATACTATAGTTAATGGTGGAGATACCGAAGGTCCTATTGCATTAGGAGGAGATTTAACTATTGACGGAATCATTACAATAGCGGCTCAAACGCCAGGAACTAATTTTTTTAATGGAGATGATCAAGCTTCATCTTTAGTTGTAAATGGTAAAGTAATTTACACCTCAGGAGAAGGAATACATCTTAATCAAGGATACACCAAGGTAGGTGATTTAAATGGCTCTTCAGTTTTTGATGTAGATTTTAATTTTGCATCAGTGAATACGAGACTTACTGCTGGAGATTACGATGCTAAGCCAAGGATTCAAGTGCAAAGAAAACAAGATCAAAGTTCAGTTGGTCAGGCTAATTTGATTGATTTTGAAGCAGCTTTTGCATTGTTCGAATCAAAATCTATCTCTTACAGCAATATGTTATCTAATGTTCAGATAAGTAATGATAATAAAATTTTACTTTCTGAAAATACAGTAAACGTTTTGCATATTACTGGGACAGCGTTGCAGAATCTTCCTTACCTAACTTTTGAAAATACTCCAAGTAAGAATACGCCATTAATTATAAATGTTGATGCGGCAGGTGATTTTGAATGGAATATTCTAAATCTTACTGGAATTGGGGATCAGCAAGGAGCCTTTATTATTTGGAATTTTTATAATAATTCAAGTATAACGCTAAAAGGAGGTTCAACGATCATTGGTAGTTTATTTGCTCCTAAATCAGATGTGATAAAGGATTCCTCAGGAAATATTAATGGACAAGTTATCGCAGCAAATTATCATCATATTCAAGGAGAGTTACACCAGCATGTATTTGATTCTTGTACGGATGATGATGTAAGTTGTGCTTTAACTGTAGAAGCTGGTGATGATTCAGAATTTTGCGGAGAAGGAGAAGTAACACTTACTGCAATAGTTTCTGGAGCATCAGAATGTGTAGATTGCGTAGGAGAATATAGTGTGTTAAATACTAATAATTGTAAAAGAGATCAAGATTACGTAATGTGGTTAACGGATGGTAATAATCCAAGATGGTTCTCTAATGTTGATTTAGAATGGAATGAATTGGCAGATGGTACAGCAACATTGACTGGAACTATTTTTGATCATACCTTAACCCAGACTACGTATGAGGTAAATGCAGTCTATTCAGGAAGAACAGATACCACATCAACAAATAGTCCAAAAGAGCATGAGTGTAATAATGAAGATGAATCTGCATGGATTTATTATACAGAGTTAACTGGTACTGTAACAAGTTCTGACGGATCTTGGTCAATTGATCTGTCAAGAAGAGGGCCAGCTTTTCAATTAGGAAATGGAGCTAATGTTACAGAAACTGAAGAAGGAAAATTTGGAGCCTGCGGTTGGTTTAATACAACGGATAATCAATATAATAGAGGAGACTTTAATTTTAACCTAGGAGACTGTGTTACAACTTCAACAACAGAGGTAAGTTACCTCTGGTCTACAGGAGAAACTACTCCATCCATTACCGTAAGTGAAGGAGGAATTTATACAGTGACGGTTAAGGATTGTGAAAATTGCAATGCTTCAGATTCTGTAGAAGTTGTAATAAATGATGTTCCGCAGGTAGATGCTGGAGAAGATCAAGAGATTTGTTTAGGAGATGAGGTTACTTTAACCGCTATTACAGATGGAAATGAAAATTGTGAGAGTTGTATCGAATATGGTATACAAAATACTGATTATTGTAAGGGGAATCAAAACTATGTGTTGTGGTTAGATGGTGGAAGATTCTTTTCTAATGTTGATTTAGAGTGGAACGAACTTGCAGATGGAACTGCAACTCTTAAAGGTACTGTTTTTGATTATACAAATACACAATCAAATTATGAAGTTGATGCAGTGTTTACAGGGAAAACTGCAATTGCTCCTGCCAATAGTCCAAAATCACATTTATGTAATGATGAAGATGAATCAGCTTGGCAATATTACACAGAGTTTACTGGAACTATTACTAGTGAGGATGGATCTTGGTCTACAACTTTATCTAGAAGAGGTCCAGCATTCCAGATGGGTAATGGAGCTAACCAAACTGAAAAAGAATTAGGTAAGTTTGGAGCTTGTGGATGGTTTGATACTAGTGATAGTGAATACCCAGTAGGAGATTTCAATTTTAATTTTGGAGATTGCATTACTTCCGAGACAAATAATACTAGTTTCTTATGGTCCAATGGAGAGACTACAGAAAGTATTACTGTGTCTCCAGAAGAAGATACGACATATTCTGTAACAGTAACTAATTGTAATGGTTGTTCTGCAACAGATGAAGTAACGGTAACTATTAAATCCGCTGTTGTTGACGCTGGAGATGATCAAAATATATGTTTAGGAGAAACAGTTACATTATCTGCTATTGGAGAAGGTACATTTAGCTGGTCTAACGGAGAAACTACTGAAACAATTACAGTATCTCCAACTGAAACTACAACATATGTAGTTACTGCGACGAGTGGTAGTTGCGAGGCGTCTGATTCAGTAACAGTTGTAGTAAATGACCCAGTTATAGTAGATGCAGGAGATGATCAAGAGATATGTTTAGGAGAAGAGATTACATTGACTGCTCAGGCCACAGGTATTAATTGTGGTGATTGTGTAGAGTATGGTGTTAAAGATACTGACTATTGTAGAGGAAGACAGCACCAATTTGTTGTTTTTATAAATGATAATGGTACCAGACTATGGTTTAGAAATGTAGATCTTGTTTGGAATGATAATACCACAGATGGGACAGCTACATTAAAAGGTGAAGTATTTGAGTATAATTCTACAAATACATCGTTCTTAGTGGATGCTACATTCTCTGGTTTAACTAATACTCCACCTGTTGATAGTCCTAAAGATAGTTTCTGTCAATCAGAAGATGCAACTGGTTGGGAATATTACACAGAAATTAGTGGAACTATTACTCAAATAGGAGGTGCGTTAAGTTATGATATTTCTAGAAGAGGAGAGGCATTTCAAGTAGGAAATGGAGCTAATGTGTTTGAATATACACCTCAGGTTTATGGAGCTTCAGGATGGTTTAATCTAGAAGGAGATCCTGATTCTTTTGGAGATTTTAATATAAACATAGGAGATTGTATTTCTCAAGAAGAAGGACAGGTTCAATATTTGTGGTCTAATGGAGAAACTACACAGAGTATTACTGTATCCCCAGAAGAAGATACAACGTATTCTGTAACTGTTACAAGTTGTACGGATTGTGTTGGAGAAGATGAAGTGGTTGTAACTGTAAATTCTGCTACAGCAAATGCTGGAGATGATCAAGATATTTGTGAAGGAGAAACAGCAACGCTTACAGTAGTTGGAGAAGGTGATGTTTTATGGTCAACAGGAGAGACTACTGCTACTATTGAAGTTTCGCCATCTGATACTACTAC
This genomic interval carries:
- a CDS encoding collagen-binding domain-containing protein, which codes for MSKTTNKLNSLSGKRRVTSISSSLISLSMIVIFMLTSGFNTAVDKNKESFDSTTSVCNNPLEKALGYNAFVRYNTIVNGGDTEGPIALGGDLTIDGIITIAAQTPGTNFFNGDDQASSLVVNGKVIYTSGEGIHLNQGYTKVGDLNGSSVFDVDFNFASVNTRLTAGDYDAKPRIQVQRKQDQSSVGQANLIDFEAAFALFESKSISYSNMLSNVQISNDNKILLSENTVNVLHITGTALQNLPYLTFENTPSKNTPLIINVDAAGDFEWNILNLTGIGDQQGAFIIWNFYNNSSITLKGGSTIIGSLFAPKSDVIKDSSGNINGQVIAANYHHIQGELHQHVFDSCTDDDVSCALTVEAGDDSEFCGEGEVTLTAIVSGASECVDCVGEYSVLNTNNCKRDQDYVMWLTDGNNPRWFSNVDLEWNELADGTATLTGTIFDHTLTQTTYEVNAVYSGRTDTTSTNSPKEHECNNEDESAWIYYTELTGTVTSSDGSWSIDLSRRGPAFQLGNGANVTETEEGKFGACGWFNTTDNQYNRGDFNFNLGDCVTTSTTEVSYLWSTGETTPSITVSEGGIYTVTVKDCENCNASDSVEVVINDVPQVDAGEDQEICLGDEVTLTAITDGNENCESCIEYGIQNTDYCKGNQNYVLWLDGGRFFSNVDLEWNELADGTATLKGTVFDYTNTQSNYEVDAVFTGKTAIAPANSPKSHLCNDEDESAWQYYTEFTGTITSEDGSWSTTLSRRGPAFQMGNGANQTEKELGKFGACGWFDTSDSEYPVGDFNFNFGDCITSETNNTSFLWSNGETTESITVSPEEDTTYSVTVTNCNGCSATDEVTVTIKSAVVDAGDDQNICLGETVTLSAIGEGTFSWSNGETTETITVSPTETTTYVVTATSGSCEASDSVTVVVNDPVIVDAGDDQEICLGEEITLTAQATGINCGDCVEYGVKDTDYCRGRQHQFVVFINDNGTRLWFRNVDLVWNDNTTDGTATLKGEVFEYNSTNTSFLVDATFSGLTNTPPVDSPKDSFCQSEDATGWEYYTEISGTITQIGGALSYDISRRGEAFQVGNGANVFEYTPQVYGASGWFNLEGDPDSFGDFNINIGDCISQEEGQVQYLWSNGETTQSITVSPEEDTTYSVTVTSCTDCVGEDEVVVTVNSATANAGDDQDICEGETATLTVVGEGDVLWSTGETTATIEVSPSDTTTYTVEVTNGSCSAADEVTVTVKSVTADAGDDQTIAVGEATMLTATGGDTYVWSTGETTATIEVSPEETTTYTVTVSANGCSAEDEVTVSVEGCTLVADAGDDQEICLGEEVVLTVAGEGDVLWSTGETTTSITVSPTETTTYSVILTSGTCEAIDEVVVGVTIVEVNAGRDKFLCDGFGEEATLTSTIADTYLWSTGETTRSIVVSPSTTTTYTLTITVGSCSDMDEVTVFVQDCDESIISSTVYPTVLRSGETLTVDVASKKDQKVYVSFYSLSGSTMIPETVENEIKKGKTSLTFDTVSSMPSGMYLMKIDKEEGTEYKKFIVK